The following proteins are encoded in a genomic region of Variovorax paradoxus:
- the rpiA gene encoding ribose-5-phosphate isomerase RpiA: MTAPVSPSSASGAANGTGAISQDELKAQVGRAALAYVVKGEIVGVGTGSTVNKFIDALATIKDDIKGAVSSSVASTERLRALGIAVFDSNEVEELGVYIDGADEIDHHGFMVKGGGAALTREKIVAAQSRRFVCIADASKLVDTLGAFPLPVEVIPMAARRVMRQFEAMGGIAQVREKDGVALVTDNGQHIVDVTGLRISDPLAFESEVSQWPGVVTVGVFAHQKADVCLLGTPSGVQTMTFE, from the coding sequence ATGACTGCACCCGTTTCTCCTTCTTCTGCCTCCGGCGCCGCGAATGGCACCGGCGCCATTTCCCAGGACGAGCTCAAGGCCCAGGTCGGCCGCGCCGCGCTGGCCTACGTGGTGAAGGGTGAAATCGTCGGCGTGGGCACCGGCTCGACGGTGAACAAGTTCATCGACGCGCTGGCCACGATCAAGGACGACATCAAGGGCGCGGTGTCGAGTTCGGTGGCCTCCACCGAACGCCTGCGCGCACTCGGCATTGCGGTGTTCGACAGCAACGAGGTCGAGGAGCTCGGCGTCTATATCGACGGCGCCGACGAAATCGATCATCACGGCTTCATGGTGAAGGGCGGCGGCGCGGCGCTCACGCGCGAAAAAATCGTCGCGGCGCAGTCGCGGCGCTTTGTCTGCATTGCCGATGCCTCCAAGCTGGTCGACACGCTCGGAGCATTTCCGCTGCCGGTGGAGGTCATTCCGATGGCGGCGCGCCGCGTGATGCGGCAGTTCGAAGCCATGGGTGGCATCGCGCAGGTGCGCGAAAAAGACGGCGTGGCGCTGGTGACGGACAACGGCCAGCACATCGTCGACGTGACGGGACTGCGGATCAGCGATCCGCTTGCCTTCGAATCGGAAGTGAGCCAGTGGCCCGGTGTGGTCACGGTCGGCGTGTTCGCCCATCAGAAGGCCGATGTGTGCCTGCTGGGCACGCCATCGGGCGTGCAGACGATGACGTTCGAGTGA
- a CDS encoding M3 family metallopeptidase: MTNPLLDFTDLPLFDRIEPAHVAPAVDILLADAEAALQTVTAADFPADWNAISKVLDVASDRFSRAWGAVGHLNAVADTPELRAAYNDAMPRVTAFWTRLGSDERLYAKYKAIDVATLNPEQRQAHRNAVRNFVLGGAELQGEAKKRFAEIQERQAELSQKFSENALDATDAFSYYAALGELEGVPEDVVSAARAAAEAEGKQGYKLTLKMPCYLPVMQFARSSALRETLYRAYVTRASELGDSAFDNTALINEILALREEEAKLLGYKNFGELSVVPKMAESPEQVIKFLRDLAVKAKPYGERDLADLRVFASEQLGIADPQAWDWSYIGEKLKEARYAFSEQEVKQYFPAPKVMAGLFKIVETLFEVSIRRDSAPTWHPSVEFYRIERQTPEGSQKVGQFYLDPSARAAKRGGAWMDDVRARWLRPDDGVLQTPVAQLVCNFASGVDGKPPLLTHDDVTTLFHEFGHGLHHMLTQVNERDVSGISGVEWDAVELPSQFMENFCWEWDVLRHMTAHVDTGEPLPRALFDKMTAAKNFQSGLQTLRQIEFSLFDMLLHTEYQAATAQPGGVLALLGKVRAEVAVMPAPPFSRTPNTFSHIFSGGYAAGYYSYKWAEVLSADAYAAFEETVGADGQPNIETGRRYRQAILEAGGSRSAMDSFKAFRGREPQLDALLRHQGMAQAQPV, encoded by the coding sequence ATGACCAATCCCCTCCTCGACTTCACCGACCTTCCGCTGTTCGACCGCATCGAGCCCGCTCACGTTGCGCCCGCCGTCGACATCTTGCTGGCCGACGCCGAGGCAGCGCTGCAAACCGTGACGGCCGCCGACTTCCCCGCGGACTGGAACGCGATTTCCAAGGTGCTCGACGTCGCGTCGGACCGCTTCAGCCGCGCCTGGGGTGCCGTCGGCCATCTCAATGCCGTGGCCGACACGCCGGAGCTGCGCGCCGCCTACAACGACGCCATGCCGCGCGTCACCGCGTTCTGGACCCGGCTGGGTTCCGACGAGCGCCTCTACGCCAAGTACAAGGCCATCGACGTGGCCACGCTCAACCCGGAACAGCGCCAGGCGCATCGCAACGCGGTGCGCAACTTCGTGCTCGGCGGCGCGGAGCTGCAGGGCGAGGCGAAGAAGCGCTTTGCCGAGATCCAGGAACGCCAGGCCGAACTGAGCCAGAAGTTCAGCGAGAACGCGCTCGACGCCACCGACGCCTTCTCTTACTACGCGGCGCTGGGCGAGCTCGAGGGCGTGCCCGAAGACGTGGTGAGCGCGGCGCGCGCCGCCGCCGAAGCCGAGGGCAAGCAAGGCTACAAGCTCACGCTCAAGATGCCCTGCTATCTGCCCGTGATGCAGTTCGCCAGGAGCAGCGCGCTGCGCGAAACGCTCTACCGTGCGTATGTCACGCGCGCCAGCGAGCTCGGCGATTCGGCCTTCGACAACACGGCGCTGATCAACGAGATCCTCGCGCTGCGCGAAGAAGAAGCAAAGCTGCTCGGCTACAAGAATTTCGGCGAACTCTCGGTCGTGCCCAAGATGGCCGAATCGCCCGAGCAGGTGATCAAGTTCCTGCGCGATCTGGCCGTCAAGGCCAAGCCGTATGGCGAGCGCGATCTGGCCGACTTGCGCGTGTTCGCATCGGAGCAGTTGGGCATCGCCGATCCGCAGGCCTGGGACTGGAGCTACATCGGCGAAAAGCTGAAGGAAGCGCGCTATGCCTTCAGCGAGCAGGAGGTCAAGCAGTACTTCCCGGCGCCCAAGGTGATGGCCGGCTTGTTCAAGATCGTCGAGACGCTGTTCGAGGTTTCCATTCGGCGCGACAGCGCACCTACATGGCACCCGAGCGTCGAGTTCTACCGCATCGAGCGCCAGACCCCTGAAGGCAGCCAGAAGGTCGGCCAGTTCTATCTCGACCCCTCGGCCCGCGCCGCCAAGCGCGGCGGCGCCTGGATGGACGACGTGCGCGCGCGATGGCTGCGGCCCGACGACGGCGTGCTGCAAACGCCGGTGGCACAGCTGGTCTGCAACTTCGCGAGCGGCGTCGACGGCAAGCCGCCGCTGCTCACGCACGACGACGTGACCACCCTCTTCCACGAGTTCGGCCACGGCCTGCACCACATGCTCACGCAGGTGAACGAGCGCGACGTGTCGGGCATCAGCGGCGTCGAATGGGACGCCGTCGAACTGCCGAGCCAGTTCATGGAAAACTTCTGCTGGGAGTGGGACGTACTCAGGCACATGACGGCCCATGTCGACACCGGCGAGCCGCTGCCGCGCGCGCTGTTCGACAAGATGACCGCCGCCAAGAACTTCCAGAGCGGCCTGCAGACGCTGCGCCAGATCGAGTTCTCGCTGTTCGACATGCTGCTGCACACCGAATACCAGGCTGCCACCGCACAGCCCGGCGGCGTGCTCGCGCTGCTGGGCAAGGTGCGCGCCGAAGTGGCCGTGATGCCCGCGCCGCCGTTCAGCCGCACGCCGAACACCTTCAGCCACATCTTCTCGGGCGGCTACGCGGCCGGCTACTACAGCTACAAGTGGGCCGAGGTGCTGAGCGCCGATGCCTACGCGGCTTTCGAGGAAACCGTGGGCGCCGACGGCCAGCCGAACATCGAAACCGGCCGCCGGTACCGCCAGGCCATTCTCGAGGCCGGTGGCAGCCGCAGCGCCATGGATTCGTTCAAGGCTTTCCGTGGCCGCGAGCCCCAGCTTGATGCGCTGCTGCGACACCAGGGCATGGCGCAGGCCCAGCCCGTTTGA
- the folD gene encoding bifunctional methylenetetrahydrofolate dehydrogenase/methenyltetrahydrofolate cyclohydrolase FolD gives MTAQLIDGNALAKTIRAKVAGRTAALKASGMNPALSIILVGSDPASQVYTKHKVNDSTETGLSATLETYPADMSEADLLNRIRALNDDPKVHGILVQLPLPRHMDSQKVIETISPTKDVDGFHVASAGALMTGAPGFWPCTPHGCMKMLESIGYDLRGKHAVVIGRSNIVGKPMAMMLLAQSATVTICHSATQDLAALTRQADVIVAAVGKRNLVTADMVKPGAVVIDVGMNRKEDGKLTGDVDFDGVKEVAGWITPVPGGVGPMTRAMLLLNTLEAAERAAK, from the coding sequence ATGACCGCTCAACTGATCGACGGCAACGCCCTCGCCAAAACCATTCGCGCCAAGGTCGCCGGCCGCACCGCCGCACTCAAGGCCAGCGGCATGAACCCGGCCCTCTCCATCATCCTCGTGGGCAGCGACCCGGCGAGTCAGGTCTACACGAAGCACAAGGTCAACGACAGCACCGAAACCGGCCTTTCGGCCACGCTCGAGACCTACCCCGCCGACATGAGCGAGGCCGACTTGCTGAACCGCATCCGAGCTCTCAACGACGATCCCAAGGTGCACGGCATCCTGGTCCAGCTGCCGCTCCCCCGGCACATGGACAGCCAGAAGGTCATCGAGACGATCTCGCCTACCAAGGACGTGGACGGCTTCCACGTTGCGAGCGCCGGCGCGCTCATGACCGGTGCGCCGGGCTTCTGGCCCTGTACGCCGCACGGCTGCATGAAGATGCTCGAATCCATCGGCTACGACCTGCGCGGCAAGCACGCGGTGGTCATCGGCCGCAGCAACATTGTCGGCAAGCCCATGGCCATGATGCTGCTGGCCCAGAGCGCCACCGTCACCATCTGCCACAGCGCCACGCAAGACCTCGCCGCCCTCACGCGCCAGGCCGACGTGATCGTCGCGGCCGTGGGCAAGCGCAACCTCGTGACAGCCGACATGGTGAAGCCCGGCGCGGTCGTCATCGACGTGGGCATGAACCGCAAGGAAGACGGCAAGCTCACCGGCGACGTGGACTTCGACGGCGTCAAGGAAGTGGCCGGCTGGATCACCCCGGTACCTGGCGGCGTCGGCCCCATGACGCGCGCGATGCTGCTCCTCAACACCCTTGAAGCCGCGGAACGCGCCGCCAAGTGA
- a CDS encoding glutaredoxin family protein — protein MHSTQKKTSLHCLSGFALLLVAAGAVAQPVYRNVDKNGKVTFSDRAPTASTEPAAGPQAGIVAPANAGLPYELRQVAQRYPVTLYTGEECAPCGTARSLLTTRGIPFEERTVKSNQDVEALQRMSSQASLPLLTIGSQQLKGFSDTEWSQYLDAAGYPKSNSLPSGYRNPPARPMVAVQAAPVAREPAPAAPAPQQAAPAPSGPSPSNPAGIKF, from the coding sequence ATGCATTCGACCCAAAAGAAAACCTCCTTGCATTGCCTGTCCGGCTTCGCCCTGCTGCTCGTCGCCGCAGGCGCCGTGGCCCAGCCGGTCTATCGCAATGTCGACAAGAACGGCAAGGTCACCTTCTCGGACCGGGCCCCCACCGCCAGCACCGAGCCGGCCGCGGGGCCGCAGGCCGGCATCGTGGCTCCGGCCAATGCGGGCTTGCCGTATGAACTGCGTCAGGTGGCACAGCGCTATCCCGTCACGCTGTACACCGGCGAGGAATGCGCGCCGTGCGGCACCGCCCGCTCGCTGCTGACCACGCGCGGCATTCCTTTCGAGGAACGCACCGTCAAGAGCAACCAGGACGTCGAGGCGCTGCAACGGATGAGCAGTCAGGCCTCGCTGCCGCTGCTCACCATCGGTTCACAGCAGCTCAAGGGCTTTTCCGACACCGAATGGTCGCAGTACCTCGATGCTGCGGGCTATCCGAAGAGCAACAGCCTGCCGTCGGGCTATCGCAATCCGCCGGCCCGACCGATGGTTGCCGTGCAGGCAGCACCCGTGGCGCGCGAACCCGCGCCGGCGGCGCCTGCTCCGCAGCAGGCGGCCCCCGCTCCCAGCGGCCCGAGCCCGAGCAATCCGGCGGGCATCAAATTCTGA